Genomic window (Neorhizobium galegae bv. orientalis str. HAMBI 540):
CGCCCACAATGCCGGCAAGAACCCGACCGGCACCGTCGGGGCGCTCGCCTATCACGCGGCGGATGCCATCCGCCAGCAATATCTCCGCAACCCCGGCCAACCTCTGGTGTCGGCATGAGCAGGATCGTCTTTTCCCTCGCCCTTGCCGCAACGGCCCTCTCTGCAGGCCTGGCGCTCGCCCAGGCTCCCGACCAGGCGGACGAGATCATCCGCGGTCGTTATCAGGCGATCCTCGGCGATTGCTCCGCCTGTCACACCGCGCCGGGAGCAAAACCGCTCTCCGGCGGGCTGCCGCTCGAAACGCCCTTCGGCCAGATCATTCCGCCGAACATCACGCCCGACAAGGCGACGGGCATCGGCAACTGGACGGAGGCGGATTTCCGCAGCGCATTGAAAACCGGCATCGGCCATGACGGCAAGCGGCTCTACCCCGCCATGCCCTATCCGGCCTATACCAGGATGACCGACAGGGACATCGGCAACCTCTGGTCCTATCTCCGGACCGTCGATCCGGTCTTCAACCCGGTCGAATCCAACCAGCTGCCGTTCCCGTTCAACATCCGGCTGTCGATGATGGGCTGGAACATGCTGAACTTCACGCCGGGCGAATTCCAGCCCGATCCGTCGAAATCGGCGGATTGGAACCGCGGCGCCTATATCGTCCAGGGGCCGGGCCATTGCGGCACCTGCCATTCGCCGAAAACCGCGCTCGGCGCCGACAAGACCAGCGAGGCGTTGCAGGGTGGTTCGCTGCAGGGATGGTATGCACCCAACATCACTGGCAACAGCTATATCGGCATTGGCAGCTGGAGCGAGGACGAGATCGTCCGGTACCTGAAGACCGGCACCAACGGGCATACGCTCGCGTCGGGCCCG
Coding sequences:
- a CDS encoding c-type cytochrome → MSRIVFSLALAATALSAGLALAQAPDQADEIIRGRYQAILGDCSACHTAPGAKPLSGGLPLETPFGQIIPPNITPDKATGIGNWTEADFRSALKTGIGHDGKRLYPAMPYPAYTRMTDRDIGNLWSYLRTVDPVFNPVESNQLPFPFNIRLSMMGWNMLNFTPGEFQPDPSKSADWNRGAYIVQGPGHCGTCHSPKTALGADKTSEALQGGSLQGWYAPNITGNSYIGIGSWSEDEIVRYLKTGTNGHTLASGPMAEAIQASTSLMADEDVKAIATYLKSTEGGSTQKPQPIPASDARMKAGAAIYHDTCSACHGGDGKGASQLFPALAGSSIVQQPSAETLTRLVLQGSQAVHTPAAKTTPAMPSLGWKLSDEQVAAVLTYVRNSWGNAAPSVGASDIGAQR